Proteins from a single region of Argopecten irradians isolate NY chromosome 7, Ai_NY, whole genome shotgun sequence:
- the LOC138327703 gene encoding uncharacterized protein yields the protein MADRRTNKRRRTETSTPYDMENPNNWTVDILRKKLEEMGIWTPSSMSKANLKVLFIENSKQRRTPAQTNTLNVVANTANETNQRRTSRFNRTIASTNANNIDHDVRPETMLRPNVDLTRAEIDDQSPEQQSARADNMAAPMQNHSGVIQQLQTTINLLLTREMQRETVAHDVSDNNNKLDAAMARLSGTQDASGSQRDLHHSSDSDVSSIYFLPV from the coding sequence ATGGCGGACAGAAGAACAAACAAACGACGACGGACAGAAACTTCTACTCCATATGACATGGAAAATCCGAACAACTGGACGGTTGATATTCTACGTAAAAAACTCGAAGAGATGGGTATTTGGACTCCAAGTTCCATGTCGAAAGCAAATTTAAAAGTGTTGTTTATTGAGAACTCGAAACAAAGACGAACACCAGCACAGACGAACACGCTAAACGTGGTCGCCAATACAGCGAATGAAACAAATCAACGACGAACCAGTAGGTTTAATAGAACAATCGCATCGACAAACGCGAACAACATCGATCACGACGTCCGTCCGGAAACCATGCTTAGGCCAAATGTAGATTTAACTAGGGCGGAAATCGATGATCAGTCACCGGAACAACAGAGTGCGCGCGCAGACAATATGGCGGCCCCCATGCAGAATCACAGCGGCGTGATTCAACAGCTGCAAACTACGATCAACTTGCTGCTTACTCGGGAGATGCAAAGAGAGACTGTTGCTCACGATGTTtcagacaacaacaacaagttAGATGCTGCCATGGCTAGGTTGTCGGGCACTCAGGATGCCTCAGGAAGCCAACGTGATCTACATCACAGCTCAGATTCAG